The genomic stretch TTAGCGACAATTTCTTGCGGATTGAATTGAATCCGGAAGCTGAAATTCCGGGAGGTCAGTCATTTGAGGAGTTTCTATATTCTTCATTGGAGAGGAGCATAGTTGAAACCGGGGCTAAAATTCTTATCATTGACAATATCACTTATCTCAAAAGTGAAACCGAGAAAGCAAAAGATGCCTTGCCATTGATGAAACTATTAAAAGCATTAAAATCAAAATATGGGCTGTCTATTCTTGCTTTGGCACACACTCCCAAAAGGGATTTGACAAAACCCATCACAAGGAATGATCTGCAAGGAAGTAAAATGCTAATAAACTTTTGTGATAGTTCCTTTTCAATAGGTGAAAGCCATAGCGATAAAAATTTACGATACTTGAAACAGATTAAGCAACGGAACACCGGACAAATTTACGATTCTGAAAATGTTTGTGTTTGTCAAATTGATAAGCCCCATAATTTCTTAATGTTTGAATTTGTGAATTTCGGTAAGGAATGTGAACATTTGAAGCAACACACTGAAAAGGACAAAGAAAAACTGAATGAAAAGGTAAACGAACTAAAGAGACAAGGGCGAAGCCTTAGGGAAATAGGGGCTCAACTGGGTATTTCCCACATGAAAGCAAGCAGGATATTAAAGGATTGTAACACACTGTAACATCTGTAATACCATGTTACAAGTGTTACACCTGTTACGCTAAAAAGGCAATAAATGAATAAACACCGATACATATTAGAACTGTACAAGGGAATGAACACCCGTTACCGTTGCCCAAGTTGCCAACAAAGGGATAAAACCTTTTCCCGATACATCGACACGGAAACAGGTCAACACTTACATCCCAGCGTTGGCAAGTGCAACCGTGAAATTAATTGCGGCTACCATTACACCCCAAAACAATATTTTCAAGATAACCATATTTTATTTGATACACCCAAGCTTAAACCGCACAAGCCCCAATACATTTTACCCAAACCAAAGCCCATTTCGTTTATTCCTGTTGATGTATTTAAATCCAGCCTGAAGGCACACGAAACAAACCACTTTGTACAGTTTCTCATTAAACTGTTCGGGGTTGAGCTTGCCGGCGAGCTGGTAAGCCGTTATTTTATTGCCACCTCAAAGCATTGGAACGGTGCAACGGTATTTTGGCAAATAGATACACAAGGCAAAGTAAGAACGGGGAAAATAATGCTTTACAGCCCTGATACAGGCAAAAGAGTAAAAGAACCATTCAATCATATTACTTGGGCGCACAAAGCTCTTAAATTGACCGAATTTGAACTAAACCAATGTTTGTTTGGTGAACATTTACTAATTGACAAAACAAAACCCGTTGCCATCGTTGAAAGCGAAAAAACGGCTATAATTGCCAGCGTTTATTTACCCCTGTTTATTTGGCTTGCCGTAGGCAGCCTTACCAACCTGACAGCTGAAAAGTGCAGCATATTAAAGGGACGAAAAGTAATTCTATTTCCCGACCTTAATGCGTTTGATAAATGGACCAGCAAAGCAAAAGAACTTTCGCACATGGCATCATTTTCAGTTTCAGATTTACTGGAACGGAGAGCCACCGAAGCGGAAAGGCAAAAAGGGTTTGATCTGGCTGACTATTTAGTGAAATACGATTACAAAGAATTTGTATTTCCTGGAGCCGAACCTACCGAACCACTCTCATCTGGCCAAGCATTCGTTGAAGAGAAAACATTTGGGCAGCCCGTTAATATAAATAGCATCAGAAAAACCGGACATCCTATTTCAGGAAGCTGGAACCAAGAAATTATTGAGCTTGAAAACTACTTTGAAAGAATAGCATTACCAACCCAAACCATTATTTTGAACAAATTTCTACCAATTACCAACTGTTCAAAATTCATTCAAAGTAACATTTCTATTGTTAAAGCTAACAACGGAAACCAAACCTTTTTACCATACCTCAAACGATTACAGGAATTGAAACATGCATTATCCACAAATCTGAATTGCTATGAAAATTAAAGAAATTGAACAGCTTGAAAGCCATTTTAAAACCGGAAATGAACATCGAAACAAGTATGTCCTGGAAATGCTTTGTGATGTAATTAAACAGGGTAATTTTGAAATCCTTGAAATGCCATTACTATTATTTGATAAAGCTATAAACATTTTCGCATTGCACCACAAAACACCTTTGAGGGCAATTCAAGATTTTGAGGATGAATGCGACAAGCAAAAATTGATTCCGGATCAAAAATTATTTGTTTACGAATGGGTTTGCAAATTTTTGAAGAATACCGATTTTAAGGGCATTGATTTAATGGAAGTTTTGACCCTATTAAATAGCAAAACTGAAAGACTAAAAAATGATAAACCACAAATTGAGTATACCAAGCCATTAACAAGAAACATTCGGGAGAGCCTCAAAGAGTTCATACAAAGGGAACTTGAGCTACTGCCCGAAACGCTCAAGGACCATGCATCTTTGCAACGACTTAGTATAATTTGTAAGCTCTTGCCATTTGTATTACCCAAAGTTGAAAACGTGATCCATAAACTTGGGGAGCCTGATGAATTTAAAGTACGGCGGTATCACGATTAAATATTTAAAGTTCCTTAAGGATTTAGGTTATAAAAATTAAAATTATATGTCCAGATTTAGTACGTTTCCGTTTATATTAGAGCATGCTATCAGTATTTCCATTTCAGATTTAAAGAAATGGAATTATTTGCGAAAAGGAGCAATTAACAGCGGTGTATTGAATTGGATGCAAGGTGGATCTGAAAGAGGCAGGGTTTCAATAAAGGTTGATATGGATGCCAAAATTTGTCATATTATTTTGGATTATACGTACAATGAAACCGGTTTTACTGAACGGATTTTGCTTAAAGGAGTTGAATCAAATTTAGGAGCTGGAAATATCTGGTATTTTGTTTGTCCCAGGACTCAGAAGCTTTGCAGAAAATTGTATTTCAAACGGGGTTATTTTATTTCCAGATTCGCAATTCTGGACCATTATTACAAAAACCAAACAAAAAGCCATAGGGACCGTAAATTTGACAAACACCTTCAAATAGCATTACAAGCCGAAAACCTTGTAACGGATTTAGAAGCGAAGCATTTTAAAAGATACTATGCCGGAGTACCGACGAAGAGATATTTGAAGATAATTCAAAAAGTTAGAGAAAGTGAGAGGGTAGGGTTTCCGGATGTGTTGGGGTATATAAATGGGACCAAAATGTAATAATTATCACAACAATTTGGGCAAATTACGAAATTTATTCTTAGTTTTAAGTTAAGTTTACAGAATATGCTAAGTACAACTGAAATTGATAATTATAAAAAGCACTTGAATCAATTTTATTTTATGATTGAAAAATCTCAATGCAATTATAATTTTAATTTCAAGGATTCTCAAGAGGATTGGTTATATAAAGTTGATGAAGACAATAAGACTATTGTTTTCAATTGTTTTATTGCTGAAATTTGCCAGGGAGATTATTATTTGTCAATAATAATTCATGAACTCTTTCATTTTATTGTACAAAAAATTAATTATAAAAGCGAAGTCAAGCATATTAAAAGTACATTAGGTGATTTTATTATGCAAACATTTAACATTGAAGCAGATCTTTATACAAGCAAATATTATAAAGAATATCTAAATTATGAATTAGATGATTTTATCAAAGTGTTATATGATGGCCGAAGTACATTTGCAAGTGAAGAATTTAAAATTGGAAAGCTAAATCGGTTTTTAGGTAGTATTGTTTCAATAATCAATTTTTATTCGACTAATACTTATAGAATATTTTTACCTCATTTCGAAATTAAAAGCAATGCTCAAAATGGCGAAATAAATTTGAATAACCAGATAACGATTTTTGTAACAAATAATAATTCTCACAGTATGTTGTACGTATATCGATTGGATTCTGATTTAAAAAATATATTACAGGCATTTAACTCTACGGTTACCATGAAATTTGATGAATATTTGAAAATTGTAAAGACATTTTGTGATGGAATCAAAATCGAATAGTGTGATATTAATTAACAATTTTTGGAGAACAATGAGGGTGTTAAAAGATCTAAAAACCAGGAAGCGATAATTAATGAGTTTTTATTTCTATCTATATTTAATAACCATGATATATAATCGTTTCTCCAATTATAATATTCAGGGGTATTATGTTCAAAATGATATTCGCAATGAGGATCTTTAATTGATTTAAAATCAAAAACAAAGGTTAAATAAATAACCCAGCAAAGTATTGCGTTAATCTTTATTTGTTCAATTACAGAATTGGAATTAGTAACTTTAATTGGGAGTAAATACATCACAGCCAATTGAGTTCCGACAATAATTTTTGATC from Saprospiraceae bacterium encodes the following:
- a CDS encoding AAA family ATPase, which codes for MPSFDFETFIGVDEIKQEINKLKYSTEESYQNKDLFKVKTANQWLEQAKMRPIPKMLFGEFWFEGELCFLFADTNLGKSILAVQIGNSISQGEFIPGFKLESDNQKVLYFDFELSDKQFENRYSLNFKDHYSFSDNFLRIELNPEAEIPGGQSFEEFLYSSLERSIVETGAKILIIDNITYLKSETEKAKDALPLMKLLKALKSKYGLSILALAHTPKRDLTKPITRNDLQGSKMLINFCDSSFSIGESHSDKNLRYLKQIKQRNTGQIYDSENVCVCQIDKPHNFLMFEFVNFGKECEHLKQHTEKDKEKLNEKVNELKRQGRSLREIGAQLGISHMKASRILKDCNTL